CCGACCAGGGTCAGCAGCGACAGGACGTAGGTGATGTTCCGCTTCCCTTCCTTCAGGAACATGTCGATCAGGAGGATCGCGCAGGACGCGACCACCAGGAAGATTTCCGCGGACAGCGGCGCCATGTTGATGGACGCCGCCGAGACAGTAGTGTTAATCATCGGATTCATATCTGTTTAGTGTTCCGCTCAGTGCATCGCCGGCAGTTTGCTGACCGAGACGTGCTGCAGCAGGTCGGCCACCGACACCTGCATCGAGTCGGTGAACGGCGCCGGATACAGGCCCATGTAGATGGTCAGGATCGCCAGCACGCCGAGCATGAAGAACTCGCGGCCGTTCAGGTCGACCAGCTCGGCGACGTGCTTGTTGCCGATCTTGCCGAACACCACGCGCTTGACCATCCACAGCGAGTACGCGGCGCCCAGGATCAGGGCGGTGGCGGCCAGCAGGCCGGTCCAGAAGTTGAACTGGACCGCGCCCAGGATGACCATGAATTCGCCCACGAAGCCCGAGGTCGCCGGCAGGCCGCAGTTGGCCATCGCGAACAGGACCGAGAAGGCGGCGAACTTCGGCATGCGGTTCACGACGCCACCGTAGTCGGCGATTTCACGCGAGTGCATGCGGTCGTACAGCACGCCGATGCACAGGAACATCGCGCCCGACACGAAGCCGTGCGAGATCATCTGGACGATACCGCCCTGCACGCCGATCTCGTTGAAGATGAAGAAGCCGAGGGTGACGAAGCCCATGTGGGCGATCGACGAATAGGCCACCAGTTTCTTCATGTCCTTCTGGACCATCGCCACCAGGCCGATGTAGATCACGGCGGTCAGCGACAGCACGATGATCAGCGGCGCCAGGTAGTGCGAGGCGTCCGGGGCGATCGGCAGCGAGAACCGCAGGAAGCCGTAGCCGCCCAGCTTCAGCATGATCGCGGCCAGCACCACCGAACCGCCGGTCGGCGCTTCGACGTGGGCGTCCGGCAGCCAGGTGTGCACCGGGAACATCGGGACCTTGACCGCGAAGGCCATCAGGAAGGCCAGGAAGATCAGGACCTGTTCCTTCATGGTCAGCTTTTGGGCGTGCCATGCCAGGATGTCGAACGAGCCGCCCGAACGGTTGTACAGGTAGATGATCGCGATCAGGGTCAGCAGCGAACCCATGAAGGTGTACAGGAAGAACTTGAACGCCGCGTACACACGGTTCGGGCCGCCGAACACGCCGATGATGATGAACATCGGGATCAGGGTGGCTTCGAAGAAGAAGTAGAACAGCAGGCCGTCGAGCGCAACGAACACGCCGATCATCAGGCCCGACAGCATCAGGAAGGAGCCCATGTACTGGGCCACGCGTTCCTCGATCACCTGCCATGCCGAGATCACGACGATGATCGTGATGAAGGCGGTCAGCGGCACGAACCAGAGACTCAGGCCGTCGATGCCGAGGAAGTAGTTGATGTTGAAGCGCTCGATCCAGGCCGCCTTCTCGACGAACTGGGGACCGTGCAGGGTGTTGCTGAAGCTGCTCATCAGCGGGATGGTCGGCAGGAAGCTGACCACCGCGCCGATCAGCGACAGTACGCGGGTGAAGCCCGCGCGGCTGTCACGGCCGACCGCCAGCACGATCACCCCGAAGAGGATCGGTAACCAGACCGCCAGGCTCAGGTAGGGAGGAAATGTTGAAATCGTGGACTGCATCTTGTTTTTCTCTCTGATTAAGCGTGCCAGAACGGGAAGAAGTACAGCAGCGTACCCAGCACGCCCAGGATCATCACGAACGCATAGTGGTAGATGTAACCAGTCTGGAACGTACGGACGATGGTCGAGAACCAGCCCACCAGCTTGGCGGAACCGTTGACCAGCAGGCCGTCGATCAGGACGCGGTCACCGACCTGCCACAGGCCTTTGCCCAGGCCGCGTGCGCCGCCTGCGAAGACGACCTCGTTGAACTTGTCCATGTAGTACTTGTTATCCAGCAGAGTGTGGATCGGGCGCAGTTTGGCGTAGAACCAGGCCGGCACACGCGGATTGATCATGTAGCAGTAGTAGGCGGCGACGACACCGGCCAGGGCCAGCCAGAACGGCAGCGCGGTGAAGCCGTGCAGGCCCATCGCCAGCGCGCCGTGGAACTCCTTGCCCATCTCTTCCAGCGCCGGGTGATTCTCGCCGATGAAGATGACGTTCTTGAAGAAGTCGCCGTACAGCATCGGCTTGATCGCGAAGAAACCGATGATGACCGACGGGATCGCCAGCAGGATCAGCGGCAGGGTCACCACCAGCGGCGACTCGTGCGGCTTCTGGCCCGGGGCCAGGCCGTGGTGGCCGTGGTCGTCTTCCTCTTCTTCTTCGTGGTGGGCAGTGGCTTCGTGCAGTGCAGTCGGATCCTTGCCTTCCGCGCCGTGGTTGTCGGCATGGTGAGCATGGTCGTCATGGTGATCATGCGCATGCGCCTTGCCGAAACGCTCTTCGCCGTGGAACACCAGGAAGTACATGCGGAAGGAGTAGAAGGCGGTGATGAACACGCCGGCCACGACCGAGAAGTAGGCGAAGCCCGAACCCCACAGGTGCGATTCGGCGACGGCTTCGATGATCGAGTCCTTCGAGTAGTAACCCGCGAAGAACGGGGTACCGATCAGGGCCAGCGAGCCGAGCAGCGAAGTGATCCAGGTGATCGGCATGTACTTGCGCAGGCCGCCCATGTTGCGCATGTCCTGGTCGTGGTGCATGCCGATGATGACCGAACCGGCGCCGAGGAACAGCAGGGCCTTGAAGAAGGCGTGGGTCATCAGGTGGAACACGGCCACGTTATAGGCCGACACGCCCAAGGCGACGGTCATGTAGCCCAGCTGC
This window of the Massilia sp. WG5 genome carries:
- a CDS encoding NADH-quinone oxidoreductase subunit M; the protein is MQSTISTFPPYLSLAVWLPILFGVIVLAVGRDSRAGFTRVLSLIGAVVSFLPTIPLMSSFSNTLHGPQFVEKAAWIERFNINYFLGIDGLSLWFVPLTAFITIIVVISAWQVIEERVAQYMGSFLMLSGLMIGVFVALDGLLFYFFFEATLIPMFIIIGVFGGPNRVYAAFKFFLYTFMGSLLTLIAIIYLYNRSGGSFDILAWHAQKLTMKEQVLIFLAFLMAFAVKVPMFPVHTWLPDAHVEAPTGGSVVLAAIMLKLGGYGFLRFSLPIAPDASHYLAPLIIVLSLTAVIYIGLVAMVQKDMKKLVAYSSIAHMGFVTLGFFIFNEIGVQGGIVQMISHGFVSGAMFLCIGVLYDRMHSREIADYGGVVNRMPKFAAFSVLFAMANCGLPATSGFVGEFMVILGAVQFNFWTGLLAATALILGAAYSLWMVKRVVFGKIGNKHVAELVDLNGREFFMLGVLAILTIYMGLYPAPFTDSMQVSVADLLQHVSVSKLPAMH
- the nuoL gene encoding NADH-quinone oxidoreductase subunit L yields the protein MTGPINPNLLLAVPLAPLAGSAIAGLLGTKFFGNVVGRKVSHTATIAGVFIAMVISIMTLMDVLAGNTFNGDIYTWMTIGSMKMSVGFQIDALSAMMMCVVTSVSLMVHIYTIGYMAEDDGYNRFFSYISLFTFSMLMLVMSNNFLQLFFGWEAVGLVSYLLIGFWYTRPTAIFANMKAFLVNRVGDFGFILGIGLLLAATGTMHYGETFAQAAKLVNMTVPGTTWPLLTAACICLFIGAMGKSAQFPLHVWLPDSMEGPTPISALIHAATMVTAGIFMVSRMSPLFELSDTALSFIIVIGSITALFMGFLGIIQNDIKRVVAYSTLSQLGYMTVALGVSAYNVAVFHLMTHAFFKALLFLGAGSVIIGMHHDQDMRNMGGLRKYMPITWITSLLGSLALIGTPFFAGYYSKDSIIEAVAESHLWGSGFAYFSVVAGVFITAFYSFRMYFLVFHGEERFGKAHAHDHHDDHAHHADNHGAEGKDPTALHEATAHHEEEEEDDHGHHGLAPGQKPHESPLVVTLPLILLAIPSVIIGFFAIKPMLYGDFFKNVIFIGENHPALEEMGKEFHGALAMGLHGFTALPFWLALAGVVAAYYCYMINPRVPAWFYAKLRPIHTLLDNKYYMDKFNEVVFAGGARGLGKGLWQVGDRVLIDGLLVNGSAKLVGWFSTIVRTFQTGYIYHYAFVMILGVLGTLLYFFPFWHA